In Anopheles arabiensis isolate DONGOLA chromosome 2, AaraD3, whole genome shotgun sequence, the genomic window AAAAATCGGAACATTTTCAAATTTGGTACATTTCTATTGGGTCATTTAGTTTTGACATTTGGTCAGCCCAAACGACCCAAACGATGTGCAAACGACGCATTTGCCACAGAGCACCGCCTAATAACTTCACAAGTTTTCGTCAACGAAGACAGAAGGCCAGCTGAAGCAAAACAAGtgtcttttttctgttgtgaTCGTCGTACAATGGGGGGTGGCCGGTGAACTATAGATACATTATTTAGTGATTTAGTGTATTTTATCGTGCATTTTTCCGTTCCGGCAAAGCATCGGCATCGTGCCTAGCCAACCAATTGGATCCGGACGAATAGTGATCTTTCCTGTTTGTGTAGACTGTATTGAAGGTAGAGAGAAGGGGGAGAAAAGTTCGGGAAAATTGTCATCGAACATTCGACGAGGGCCAAAGTGCAATTTTCAGCCTGGCTGAAATAGCTAGCGAAGGAAAACGAATAGCAGAATCGAGCCGTAACCGGATACCGTACACAAAACCATTTACAATTTTGAAGGTGGAAAATCAAtcaccacactcacacacacacatatacccCCACCAAAGATTGTTTTTACAGCGCTAGATAGGGAGAGAAGGGCAGAAGAGTGGGTTGGGAGCGAAGCTGGATGCTTGCAGGAACTAAATCGAACGCCAATCCAGTCTAGGATTGACGAAGTGGATTATGGCAGCGGAAGGGATGATGAGTTGGTGAGGCAAGGCGCGACGTCGAGTCACTCGAATAGGGCCAGTAGTACGAACGTGGCTTCGATTGcgtatgttgtgtttttgtgtgtggtaacGTACTAAAACAACGGTGGGAACAAAGTAGGCAGATCATATAGGAAGGTTGTACTGTATCGAATATTTGGCTGTAGTTTGGTAAAATAATCTTGAAAAGATGTTGTGCGGAGAATGATGTTATGAAAGGTGGCAAAAGCTGGCAAAATACTGGACATCTTCAGCAACGGAGCAGTTGTAAAGTAGTCCCGCAGTGACAGAGACATCAGCGCTTGCTGCTTACCGATGCTTACGACGCGCGACCAGTGAAAACGATTGAAAGTCTGGCATCGTAACGTAAGGAAAGCGATCGCATCGGACATCCACACGGAATCACGTAAATACGGACGCGTTGGAGCTATGTATTAATTTGCGGCCGATTGCGTAACTTAACGCTGTGGGACCGGACCGTGCAACGATAATAAGTGACCTACGGACCCGCTGCGACTTGTCCACACACCTTCAGGTTACCCTGTGAGAGGGCACCAACGACCTACGAACTGCGATTAGCTAGAGTTCGAGTTTCGAACGCAGTGCAATCATTGCGCAGTGGAAGAGAGTATCTGTTGCGGATACACAAATGCAATAGACACCCTCACGACGATCAAGATGTCGATCGAGCAACGATTTAATGCGGCAGTAAACGTAATCAGGGGCCTGCCAAAGAATGGTAAGTTCAGTAATCCGTCGTGAGTGATAATCGACGTATTTGGggatgcaaacaaaacacgatgATTCGGTCAAAGTTGAGGTATCTTATCGCAGAATGcttggggtttgtttttaaagtacCAACCGAAACTGATAAGATATTACTTGCAAGTCTACCTTTTCTATTAACATTATATTCAATCAAAAAGGCAGCATTGGAATTATCAGAATATTTCCaagataattaaaacaattaaataatgtttgataCTGGCATTGGTTACTGGATGCAAAATGTATGTTCTTCtgtattttgctgtttttgttgttaagtGTCATTGTTCTGGTTACCAATTAAATGCGTAGTTACGCTTGTATAAACGCTTTACTTTCTTCCAAGCGCCAGTCGAGTGGCCTTCTTTTGGCCGATGCAGAATAATTGTAtgaaatgatggaaaggagACCGCCACATTGCTAGAGGTGTAGTAACCTTCATGGATGGCTCGTGGAGAATACGGTCGCACAAAACAAGTGACTTGCAGGTTGCAGGCAACGACTCAGCGGTTTACGAAGGTTTTTGACACCCGAGGGAAGTAACGCAAATGACGGCCGCGTCTGACTGGTTTAGCTTTCTTGCATCAAACGTGGCCGCATAAAGCAACAAGGTCAATGAGGTTTTTACGGTGGTGAAACACCGCGCATCACAAATGCGGAGCTGCAAATGAGATTTGGTTACCATGGTCATCTATGAAGTTTTATAGATTGCTTAATGTACTTGTACTGCAGACAACGTTAATGGTTTGACATAGGGAGACAATTCATTGCAGTGTAGACTAATAGTGATATATAGTACAGTTACAGAAACACACCTACCTTGCTTGGGAGTTGTTATTGAGTGgaacaacatttaaaaaaaatcaccattGTATCATTGTACTCTTTACTTCATAGGACCGTATCAACCGAGCAATGATATGCTGCTACGATTTTATTCATACTACAAACAGGCGACTAAAGGCAAATGTTGTGAACGCAAACCCGCCTTCTGGGATGTTATTAATCGGTGAGTAGAATAGGAACGATCATGAAGCATTGGATTGTTAACTTCTGTTTACTTTTCATTCTATTTTGGCATACAATCAAACAGTGCGAAATGGGATGCTTGGAATCGGTTAGGAGATATGGACAAGGAAGTGGCTATGCAGAAATACGTCGATGAAttgaaaaaggtaattataCTCAAAATGCAGACATTGGTCAAATATTGAAAGagatttctatttttttctgcACCAAAGATTGTTGAAACGATGTCCTACACCGACAATGTGGCCAACTTTATGGAGTACAGCATGAGCGAACTGGATAATGTCAGTATCCAGGATTTGGAGATGGTTGCACCGGAAGCGATTAAAAAAGCTCGCTCTCGTCCAAACTCACCACTTGCTTCGCGCGAAGCCAGTCCAAATCGACTGTCGCCAGTCACACCGTCGCCTCCGCCAATGATGTCCTCGCCGGTAGCACCAATGGCCAATGGTCATGTGCACAAGCCAACGGCGATCAATGGATATGCGAATGGTAGTTACGCCGGTCATCACGCTGCACATAATCAGCATCATCAGACGAATGGATTTGTTTCGTCCACGATAAGTAATGGCGCTAGTTCGGGACCGTCTGAGCTAAGCGACGACGAGTACATCGACACGTACGATGATGACTTCGAAAGCGAAACGACCACTGTGTTCCGTCCTATTGAGGCCGTCAATCACGCCCATTACTATCAAAATGGTTTATCGGGCCCGGTCGGTGCGCCCCTGGTTAACGGAGGTACGTTCCTACATAGTTCAGAAGGGGCAGGATTCGCGCGAACCGACGTGGCTGCTCAGATTACGCGAACAATCGAACGACTAAATAGCAGCGTGCAGCAGATACAGAGCCGCGTCAGTGTGATTGAACAATCGGTGGCTGAGTTGCgagagcaacagcagcagcaaatgacaAAGATGCGTGCTTCCTCTGTTCGGTCTTCACGGCCTACCTGGTGGCCTTTTGCAGAGATTTCTCCGGGGCTGTTAGCATTCGTCATACTTTGGCCGCTGGTGATAAACCGAGTTACTGGCAGCTGGACGCAGAGGAAGCAACCCTGAAGTGCAAACACGTGCTGCTAATGCTCTTCAATCGTAACTGTCGGACGCCAATCGTATTGCTGGAACGGTAGAACAAATTTTACAAGTTGTGAATAGTAATAATATTTAGCTCACGCCTTGGTGCAGTTCATTCGCTTAGAGAAGGTAGACGACTCTTTACTCTGTGCAAACAGCACGCCCGTACTATCAGTGAAGTAGTACGTGCAGGTGCCGTGatcgaggtgtgtgtgtgtgttcgtgtttgCAAGTTCCAATTCCAGGATTTTCAGCGTCACTCGCATGCTTCTG contains:
- the LOC120896160 gene encoding acyl-CoA-binding domain-containing protein 5, whose protein sequence is MSIEQRFNAAVNVIRGLPKNGPYQPSNDMLLRFYSYYKQATKGKCCERKPAFWDVINRAKWDAWNRLGDMDKEVAMQKYVDELKKIVETMSYTDNVANFMEYSMSELDNVSIQDLEMVAPEAIKKARSRPNSPLASREASPNRLSPVTPSPPPMMSSPVAPMANGHVHKPTAINGYANGSYAGHHAAHNQHHQTNGFVSSTISNGASSGPSELSDDEYIDTYDDDFESETTTVFRPIEAVNHAHYYQNGLSGPVGAPLVNGGTFLHSSEGAGFARTDVAAQITRTIERLNSSVQQIQSRVSVIEQSVAELREQQQQQMTKMRASSVRSSRPTWWPFAEISPGLLAFVILWPLVINRVTGSWTQRKQP